Genomic DNA from Nitrospirota bacterium:
TTTCCAGGGAGTGACCTGAAGCCTCCTGCTGATGAAGGAATCCTCACTTTTCAGGATATTCTTGTGAAAAACGGTATAATGACCTTCATAAGGCGGAGCAGGGGAAGGGATATCCTTGCTGCGTGTGGTCAGCTGAAGGCAGGTCATACCGAGAAAAAAAAGGGCGGGATACGCATCCTCCCGCCCACACCGTAACAGAATCCTTTATTGCGATTCCAGCACAAAACGTTTGTTGACCGGAAGTACAGGCCTGTTATTGCCGAATCCCATGAGTGTCTTAAATTTCTCTATCTGTGCTTCAGATACCTCAATAGGTGTTTTCAAGACAGTCCAATTGACCCCTTCGCTGCAGGGAGGAGTTGTCAGTGAGCCGAAATAGTGATAGTTTTTCATATCTTTTGGCAGGAGACCGGAGGCATTCACAGAGATTCCTTCGACCACATTCTCCTTGTTTACCTCAGAAGGCAGATTATCCCAGAGAACCTGGATTATTTTGTTCGCGTTCCCTTTTTTCATGAGAAGGCCGACAACAGCCAGCTCATCACGGTCATTTTTATGTACCAGGTGCATCTCCATGTCATAAAAAGCACCCTTCACTGTGTGTTCACTCGGGGCATGGAAATGGAACTGGAGAAGCTGATACTGCTGACCATCAATGGTCACAAAGCTTCCGGGTTCATAGTTGACCTGAATGGCATGTCCGTTATTGATGATCTTGAGAGGGCTTTCTTTGTATGCAACTTCAATTTTATCCAGTTTTGTCTTGTAGGTCTTGTCGATATCGATTGGCGACTGTGACATCCCGGTGCCGCAGAGTGCAAACTCCGGTTTCAGTTTGCCCCAGTTTGCC
This window encodes:
- a CDS encoding carbonic anhydrase family protein yields the protein MARKILCIICSLLLLIVVFGCKPAEKPAEKPVQEVKHEIHWGYSGEGAPANWGKLKPEFALCGTGMSQSPIDIDKTYKTKLDKIEVAYKESPLKIINNGHAIQVNYEPGSFVTIDGQQYQLLQFHFHAPSEHTVKGAFYDMEMHLVHKNDRDELAVVGLLMKKGNANKIIQVLWDNLPSEVNKENVVEGISVNASGLLPKDMKNYHYFGSLTTPPCSEGVNWTVLKTPIEVSEAQIEKFKTLMGFGNNRPVLPVNKRFVLESQ